The stretch of DNA AGTGGATACATTTGAATGGGAAGGTCAGTTACCCTCGCCCCTAGTACTTGTAGGAGGACGACATGGAGGAGATGGTGTTCACAGGGCGGTAGGTGGCATGCTGGTAGCTCTCTGAAGCCGCCGGGAGAAGCAGGAGGCCACTCACGCAGTCCCTCCGGGACTGTGCCATGGCGTCCTTGTAGTTCATCTTCTCCTTGGTGAGGGGGTCTATGAGATTCTTTTCGTAGTTCGTCTCATCCTGGATTTGAGCGGCCAGGTCTTTGCTGACCATCCCCAGCCCAACGGCCTCCGACACTGGGATCCTGCCCGTCTTCTTGGGGTCAATAAGACCTCCCGTGAGGTGCTGAACCTGCAGGTAGGGGAAGGCTGCCTCCTTGGTCATTAGTCCCTTCTGCACGGCCTCTCCCACGGACAGACGCTTCTTGGTCGTTGGGTCCTCCACACCCGTGAAAGCTTTCTGGGCGTTGAGCAGACTGTGCATGTTGTTGCCATCGATGAGCCCCCTGTCTATGGCTTTATGAATCGAATACCGGTCTTTGCTTAGAATGTCGATGATGCCGCCGGTGGCAGCCTGAGCTTCCAGCAGCTTCTGACCCGTCGCCGGATCCAGCATTTTCCTGGTCACTGCGCTTCTGACCGTGCATTTGGTGTCTATGGTGGAGTCGTAGATTCCAGAGATGGGGAAGCTGTCGTCGTGGAAGACCTTGGGGGAGCTTTGGGTGAAGAAACTCTGGGTATGGGTTTGGCTTTTGGGGGACGTGAGTGGGGACTTGGACCCAATGATGGAGCCGATGGACAGTGACGCAGGCTTGCTTTCTCCGGCCACCAGCAGGGCAAACTCTGAAATCGGGAGATTGCCGTCTCGGTACATCTGGAGCTCCTCCTTGGTGATATTCCTAGTCCTCAAAGCTTCTTCGATAGAATATTGCTTTCCGCTTTTCTTATCCAACAGGACAGATATTTCACCGCTGGAGCCCATGGTGGAAATCTCCTCCCAGTCACACTCTAGTTCCTGCAGCTGGATATACTGGTTCCTATCTATGATGCCTCTCTTGTAAGCTTCATAGGGCGACATTTCCTTTCCAGTGTCTGGGTCCAGGATAGAAATTTTCGTGGAGACATTGGTCTCCCTCATTTGCGTCTCCTGGTTGCGCTCTTCGCGGTTGACGCGGGACTGCAGGTCCCTGATGCTTCTCTCCTTCTCGTAGATGTGGTCTTTCTCCTTCAGGATGTCGGTTTCCAGTAGGGATAGCTCTTGCCCCAACTGGATCTTCTTCTGCCGGTCATTCTGTGCTCTTTGGGTGAGGAGTTCTGACTCCTTGCTCAAGAACACGCTCTTCTGCTGCTTTTGTCTCCCCAGTTCCCGGAGCTCGTTTTCCAGTGTGGCTTTCTCCTGCTGCGCCTGCGCTCTTGCTTTCAAAAGATCGGCTTCCTCCCTTGACCACGTTCTCTTCATGCCATCCACCCTCTCGATCTTCTCCTTGACTCTCCTGTTCTCATCCTCTGCGTTCTGCCTGGCGTTACGCTCCTTGTTGTAGAGCTCTCGCAACCTGACCCTCTCGTTCTGTATCACCTTGTCCTTCTCCACTCGGATCACCTCCTTGTAGATGGTCTTCTCCAGCAATTTCTCCTTCTGTATGATGTCTATCTTTATCTGAAGGTTTTTGCACTCCCTCTCTAGGTTCAGCATCTGGCTCTTCTCCTTGTTCAGGTCAATGCGCAGAAGGTTTGCTGACTTTTCCAGTATGGGATCCTTTTCTACCTTCAATACTTCCTCCATCACAATCTTCTCCTGCACGGGAGCAGGGCTCTCCTCAATCTCCTTGATCCTCTGTGTGATCTGACGCAGCTCCTTCTCTGCTGCCAGCTTCTTGTCCCTCTCTTCCTGGAAGTTCAGCAACTTTTCCTTTTCTTCCACCAGAGTCCGCACCTGCTGCACCTCGCGTTCCAGGCGACGCCTGTTGCTCGCTTCCTCGTCCAGCGTCCTGCCAAGCCTGTTATGGTCCTCTCTCACCTTGGGGTCCTTCTGTAGGAGGACCACCTCTTGCACCACCACTCTTTCCTCTGGCTTTCTTCTCTCCATCATGATGTACTTATTTTGCAAGTCGTACACTGTGTCCTCCATCTCCCTCCTTTTCTGGGATTCGTCTCGCACTTCCTGACGCAGGCGCTCTACCTCCCTTTCCAACACAGGGTCGTTTTCATACTTAATAACTTCCTTGTTAACTGTCTTGGTTTCCACCTTCGACCTATCTGTCTTCCACTGGTCTCTCTCTTTGGACAGCTTGGATTTTTGCTCCACCCATCTGCTGTTTGCTGACTCCAGATCTCTCATctgctctctcagcctctctaTCTCCCTAAGCACCTCTGGACTCTTCTCTAACTTGACCACTTCCTTGACCAGCTCCTTATACTCCACCGTGGGCTTCTGTGACTTCAGCAAAGTCACTTCACTGTAGACCGTGTTCAGCTCCTTCTCATAAACGATTTTTTTAGAGGTAACCTCTTGCAGTGCATTCTTCAACCGAGTGATCTCCCTCTCAGTCTCGGGGTCCACGACATATATCTCGTTGACCCTTTCCTTAATTTCCACCCTCGGTTTTTGCTTCTCCACCACCACATACGTGGACTGCAACTCTGTAATATCCCGGATCAGCGTCAcgctcttccgtctctcttcctCGATAAGCGTCCTGAGCCTGGCCGCCTCCTTCAGGATTTCTGGGTCCTGCTCCACCTTCTTCACCTCTTTCACTATGACCTTCGGCTCCACCGATTCTATCAATTTCTCCAGTTCCTCTGTCCTGCACTTCAGCTTCACAATGTTGTCCTGCAGTGACTTCCTCCGGAATGTCTCATCGTCAATCTGCAGCTGCAGCGTCCTGGAGGCCTTCATCATCTCCGGGTCCCGTTCCAGCTTCACCACCTCCTTCAGCACCACCTTCTCTTTGATGTTTGGCTGCTTCTGCTCCAGTGCAAGCACCTCTTTCTTGAGCCGCTCCAGCTCCATGTAGATGGAGTTGTTCTCCTCCTTCAGATGCTTGATCTCCTGCCTCAGGGTGGATGCCTGAGACTCCATGTTGGAGTCCTTTTCTATCTCTGTGACCTCCTTGGTCAGCATCTGGGGTTTGACGTTCTTCCTCTGGCTCTCCAGGCTCACCACTTTCTTGCTCACCACCTCGATCTGTGACTGCGTGGCTTCTCTCTCTTTGTAGGCGCTCTCCACTTGACTCCTCAGTGCTGCCAGCTCGCTCTCCAACCTGGGCTCCCGGTAATACTGCACCACCTCTTTCTCCTCCAGCCGCTCCACGGGTCTCTGTGTCTTGAGCAGCAGCAgccgcttcctgttctcctccagcGTCCCCTGCACCAGGGAAACCTTTCTCTTCTCGTCCTCCAACTCTTTCAGCAGGTTCTCCGACTCCTTGGTGGACCTCATGGTGTTCTCCGAGCGCAGGTTCTGCTGCACCGACATCTGGGAGCTGTCCTGAACGTCGGTCTGCAAAAAGAACGGAAAGGTAATATTGCATGTGTCCAAACGTGTAAAGACGATGGGTGGATGAGGAGCGCTGGCTGGACTGCTCTTACGCTAAGATCGGACATGAGCAGAGTGTTGGAGAAGGAGGAGGGAATGGTATCAGTGTTTTATTTTCAATTTTTCTCCTTAAAGCAGAAGTAGgtggaaagaaaaaaaagctcacacacacacacacacacacaattactgtaggcagggtctccggcaggggaggagagcagagacgtgtgtttttgtatgtatttggggtgtgttgttttattaatgtgttttgtggggggatagtgtggggctgggggaggggtggggggaagggaaggcgtgtgaggaggaggggggattggggGAGCGTGATTGAGTGGGTGTAAATGATGAAAGCTGGTGAGAGGAGAaggagtgaggaagagggggtCAGACGGaggtgagagaaatacatgggaagagggggggggggggaataaaggaGGGGGTTTGCAGGGTGTGAAATGGGGGCTCGCAAGATTGCCGCCACTGGGGGGGGGTGTCCAatcataactctagtcctgggccccaggaagtctgtctgcggccctgactaTAGGTGCAATAGGACTGGAAGGGAAGGTAACTGCGAGGTTATCTGAGGTCTCAGTGAAGTGGGAAGGGTTGTAGCACTGTGGTCATTGTTGGACTTGGATAGGTGAGACATTAGGGGCCCCTTCTGCACGGTGTCATTCTGAACAGATTCCTATATCTCGGCGTATTAGCCGCTAACCACTATAATCACCTTTTCCAAAACCTTCCTGGCAAACTCCAGCTGGTTCAGCTGCTGCTTGCTCTCCACCGCGGCCTCCGTGTAACGTTTCACCAGATCTTTTTGCTAATGAAGGGTTAAAGAGAGAGCGTTCAGAAGGTGTTATCCCTAACTGGGCCTCGCCCggtcccctcct from Ascaphus truei isolate aAscTru1 unplaced genomic scaffold, aAscTru1.hap1 HAP1_SCAFFOLD_2532, whole genome shotgun sequence encodes:
- the EVPL gene encoding LOW QUALITY PROTEIN: envoplakin (The sequence of the model RefSeq protein was modified relative to this genomic sequence to represent the inferred CDS: deleted 1 base in 1 codon): LSLSLSHTHLSHPHTSLSLQRQLVGGQHGPSLTDVERQIAEHNILQHEIDEYGTEIRNLSPDNAEIKNQYRALQEDSAWRGRNLGSLYNHLHGCTKELVYLSEEQNKILCQDWSDQIPDLPATRRHYERFKSEELLAQEDVVNKLLDDGERMIELKHPAASCIQAHHEAMKGEWQNFLNLCICQENHLKNAEDYKKFQEDTDSVAKTLKTVGTNLDTKFDRDAPGVISDLQLQLEKEEKQMVQVERSILDLKQRSPDITPLKLRRARPKQPITVDTICDWDSGDVQLSKGETYTLKDNSKRESWVVQSPSGQTKDAPAVCFVIPPPDLEAIDKVKRLDGELSEVRKKKDAAQSALKSSAREPTKPNQRGPVSGAPAPPVRTSSAPSEDAQGPQLLNRLNKVYGDLQETEQEMLARVRSPVSRTSPCEDLTGRIKEQEGAARRLQSIAAEKDAAQQECENFLIMMPSGPAAAQLPGTLTSVGNKYRDVKALTSLYGEEAKVSLNLETQIKKTDEIIGGFERILAQDGTLPSSPNTLQERSSEIQKMKRDLVDKQDNLLKLNRSLKDTELICSTLQSNTQEHCPDLPRQRSQVQRLNDRYHAVADQLDQREKILRDASLPYQQLKSSSDSLDTWLNGLPRNQVKPSDGPSQINYKLQSQKRLVEEIQRKEPEKDNTVKLSHDLVNALNEYETQADRYCSTLDDSVSASSPKKPRVATLQDGIEHQQKDLVKRYTEAAVESKQQLNQLEFARKVLEKTDVQDSSQMSVQQNLRSENTMRSTKESENLLKELEDEKRKVSLVQGTLEENRKRLLLLKTQRPVERLEEKEVVQYYREPRLESELAALRSQVESAYKEREATQSQIEVVSKKVVSLESQRKNVKPQMLTKEVTEIEKDSNMESQASTLRQEIKHLKEENNSIYMELERLKKEVLALEQKQPNIKEKVVLKEVVKLERDPEMMKASRTLQLQIDDETFRRKSLQDNIVKLKCRTEELEKLIESVEPKVIVKEVKKVEQDPEILKEAARLRTLIEEERRKSVTLIRDITELQSTYVVVEKQKPRVEIKERVNEIYVVDPETEREITRLKNALQEVTSKKIVYEKELNTVYSEVTLLKSQKPTVEYKELVKEVVKLEKSPEVLREIERLREQMRDLESANSRWVEQKSKLSKERDQWKTDRSKVETKTVNKEVIKYENDPVLEREVERLRQEVRDESQKRREMEDTVYDLQNKYIMMERRKPEERVVVQEVVLLQKDPKVREDHNRLGRTLDEEASNRRRLEREVQQVRTLVEEKEKLLNFQEERDKKLAAEKELRQITQRIKEIEESPAPVQEKIVMEEVLKVEKDPILEKSANLLRIDLNKEKSQMLNLERECKNLQIKIDIIQKEKLLEKTIYKEVIRVEKDKVIQNERVRLRELYNKERNARQNAEDENRRVKEKIERVDGMKRTWSREEADLLKARAQAQQEKATLENELRELGRQKQQKSVFLSKESELLTQRAQNDRQKKIQLGQELSLLETDILKEKDHIYEKERSIRDLQSRVNREERNQETQMRETNVSTKISILDPDTGKEMSPYEAYKRGIIDRNQYIQLQELECDWEEISTMGSSGEISVLLDKKSGKQYSIEEALRTRNITKEELQMYRDGNLPISEFALLVAGESKPASLSIGSIIGSKSPLTSPKSQTHTQSFFTQSSPKVFHDDSFPISGIYDSTIDTKCTVRSAVTRKMLDPATGQKLLEAQAATGGIIDILSKDRYSIHKAIDRGLIDGNNMHSLLNAQKAFTGVEDPTTKKRLSVGEAVQKGLMTKEAAFPYLQVQHLTGGLIDPKKTGRIPVSEAVGLGMVSKDLAAQIQDETNYEKNLIDPLTKEKMNYKDAMAQSRRDCVSGLLLLPAASESYQHATYRPVNTISSMSSSYKY